A DNA window from Rhodococcus sp. Z13 contains the following coding sequences:
- a CDS encoding glutamate synthase-related protein, whose protein sequence is MTHASDTGLYDSTLDKSSCGVGFITRKDGVQTHDVLTLGHDALCVVPHRGGMSAEGVGDGAGVNVDLSVAFFSAITGKSLEAGNFGVGNFFLPTDAAAHPAAEELVSSALTRAGVTVLAVRDVPVEDDALRPTALKYQLPIRQWVFSRPASCATVEDFDRLLYDVLLEVEARAYTEPELAGLYPLSLSARTQVLKNRLNSHEVIPYFRDLTDPRHAVHTLFFHTRFSTNTDPHPTMAQPFRLMAHNGELNTDRKNRLFEGAQARAVGRDIIRPPGQSDSCRFDQTLASRIAHNDLDLVTAVVQMMPPAWENDTDLSPQVRAMLEFFSLYEEKNDGPAALIFGNGTVVGARLDRLGLRPLRTVETEEYLAVTSEAGQFGFAPETVLRRGRIEAGGMLYFDHATGRSYETVEALELLAAQRDYATLVGEARRELGALPEIPAEKAGSPLRYNGDLERYQRYVSYSINQESFRFMLDPMLASGQERISAMGYGNAINALSDQEGGVAKYFSQRFAQVTNPSLDSIREADGMTLRVALGARPGSGAPSASATQIVVPTPILTHLDMLRIREQSDTPFRRFEMLYTPVFDDPEANATALAAAIDGVAEAIAEFARESGGIAVLTDRHVSTERAALPMVLAIAAVNQRLIDDGLRLRVSVIVESGQLFSSHHIAATLGFGAAAVYPLTVQMRAEEKYGDADADAAFLKFRKAAEKSLMKTMGRVGLCTVESYIGGEFFEPSYLDTNDEVLARWFPNVRTPVGGVGFTTIAQAVADWHRRALTVETEKDVPLLGLFKERAEGAGHSFGTTAVRGFVDMTEEPITLPVEKEAEPDLTDALRLLPLHRLSDAHGLDDASYRYGGFRALTPQEIDSFEITPGYRAFARTVADERAHRPAALRDVLALPADVTYAITADDFTKEMGRFARFGNNSMLVRGISAARVGENEFVLRLTGPLADDHDRPEALAASLVARFGDDVVSTRCYGDTLTVEAAGAAAQYLAQVRQAPLSVRLDQVQPAHEITPALASGAMSHGALNSNAHEAVAHGTNMVGGMSNCGEGGEHISRYGTIRGSRIKQFASGRFGVWAGYLADPMLEEIEIKIAQGAKPGEGGQLPAKKVTVEIAAARGATPGVELVSPPPHHDTYSIEDLAQLIHDAKAARVRVIVKLVSSEGIGTIAVGVAKAGADVINVAGNTGGTGAASVTSLKYAGRSAEIGVAEVHQALTANGLRDKVVLRCSGAHQTASDVIVSALLGADSFEFGTTALMMLGCVMAKNCNVKCPAGLTTNPEVFNGDPRAMAQYLLNVAHETRELLARLGLRSLRDARGRADLLHLLDHPSSVGRLDLRAMLAVLPEVHIDNPVYMEKDYSLDDAWVVRLREALVDAKELTVALGDSVQLTNNNKSVGAQLSVDIERMLNHEDLGALPSVLEDERGRRWLREGTVTITTSGSAGLSFGAFCNDGMHLEHTGTANDGVGKGQCGGRIVVRSPGGGAAIGYCGGSDRRGGNVLIGNFALFGATGGRLFVEGEAGDRFAVRNSGATAVVEGVGEFACEYMTNGAVLNLGGFGKGFGNGMSGGFVYQYDPEGLLPRKASADSIVLGSITGDDPQAAIHNAAVLQLLHLHVEATGSARARFLIDNWQVEQHNFAYGMPRALLQYQDLDEILAAASRKDLAAEVATALVAHQVRKFKASYRTGVPVAGGATPDATDTEAMYALLNNYTVLAAAQEMALQKVPGATDVSDPAVQKAARNLLLTEDFFLVAKLERYALAAIADHTDEQLAVLVADKRLNDYKQALALRNVRSIDAPGTYGWIVLQSRKVLDAAGRLPGYEELFARNAVPNVLATVPAAASTLPAAASMPPAAVPTVPASTMGASA, encoded by the coding sequence GTGACGCACGCCAGTGACACCGGCCTGTACGACAGCACGCTGGACAAGAGCAGTTGTGGTGTCGGTTTCATCACCCGCAAGGACGGGGTGCAGACCCACGACGTCCTCACCCTCGGCCACGACGCCTTGTGCGTGGTCCCGCACCGCGGTGGCATGTCCGCCGAAGGTGTCGGCGACGGCGCCGGTGTCAACGTCGACCTGTCGGTCGCGTTCTTCTCGGCGATCACAGGAAAGAGTTTGGAGGCCGGTAATTTCGGTGTCGGCAACTTCTTCCTTCCCACCGACGCGGCCGCGCACCCCGCCGCCGAGGAGCTCGTCTCCTCCGCACTGACCCGCGCCGGCGTCACCGTCCTGGCCGTGCGCGACGTCCCCGTCGAGGACGACGCCCTGCGTCCCACGGCGCTGAAGTACCAGCTGCCGATCCGGCAGTGGGTCTTCTCGCGTCCTGCCTCGTGCGCGACCGTCGAGGACTTCGACCGCCTGCTCTACGACGTGCTCCTCGAGGTCGAGGCCCGCGCCTACACCGAGCCGGAGCTGGCCGGCCTGTACCCGCTCTCGCTCAGCGCGCGCACGCAGGTTCTCAAGAACCGCTTGAACTCTCACGAGGTCATCCCCTACTTCCGCGATCTCACCGATCCGCGGCACGCGGTGCACACGCTGTTCTTCCACACCCGGTTCTCGACGAACACCGATCCGCACCCGACGATGGCGCAGCCGTTCCGTCTCATGGCGCACAACGGCGAGCTGAACACCGACCGCAAGAACCGGCTGTTCGAGGGCGCCCAGGCCCGCGCGGTGGGACGCGACATCATCCGCCCGCCGGGACAGTCCGACAGCTGCCGCTTCGACCAGACCCTCGCCTCGCGGATCGCGCACAACGACCTCGATCTCGTCACCGCCGTCGTGCAGATGATGCCGCCGGCCTGGGAGAACGACACCGACCTGTCGCCGCAGGTCCGCGCGATGCTCGAGTTCTTCTCGCTGTACGAGGAGAAGAACGACGGCCCGGCCGCACTGATCTTCGGCAACGGCACCGTCGTCGGCGCCCGCCTCGACCGCCTCGGCCTGCGTCCGCTGCGCACCGTCGAGACCGAGGAGTACCTGGCGGTCACCTCCGAGGCCGGCCAGTTCGGTTTCGCGCCCGAGACGGTGCTGCGCCGCGGCCGCATCGAGGCCGGCGGCATGCTGTACTTCGACCACGCCACGGGTCGATCCTACGAGACCGTCGAGGCACTGGAACTGCTTGCTGCCCAGCGTGATTACGCCACACTCGTCGGCGAGGCGCGACGCGAGCTCGGGGCCCTGCCCGAGATCCCCGCCGAGAAGGCCGGATCCCCACTGCGCTACAACGGCGATCTCGAGCGCTACCAGCGGTACGTCTCCTACAGCATCAACCAGGAGTCCTTCCGGTTCATGCTCGATCCGATGCTCGCCTCGGGTCAGGAGCGCATCTCCGCGATGGGTTACGGCAACGCCATCAACGCCCTGTCCGATCAGGAAGGCGGTGTGGCCAAGTACTTCTCGCAGCGTTTCGCGCAGGTCACCAATCCGTCGCTGGACTCGATCCGCGAGGCCGACGGCATGACGCTGCGCGTCGCGCTGGGAGCCCGCCCCGGCAGCGGGGCGCCCTCCGCCTCCGCCACCCAGATCGTCGTTCCCACACCGATTCTCACGCACCTCGACATGCTGCGGATCCGGGAGCAGTCCGACACCCCGTTCCGGCGCTTCGAGATGCTCTACACCCCGGTGTTCGACGATCCCGAGGCCAACGCGACCGCACTCGCCGCCGCGATCGACGGGGTCGCCGAGGCGATCGCCGAGTTCGCCCGCGAGTCCGGCGGTATCGCCGTGCTCACCGACCGGCACGTGTCCACCGAGCGTGCCGCGCTGCCGATGGTCCTCGCGATCGCCGCAGTGAACCAGCGCCTCATCGACGACGGCCTGCGCCTGCGCGTGTCGGTCATCGTCGAGTCGGGACAGCTGTTCTCCTCGCACCACATCGCCGCGACCCTCGGTTTCGGTGCCGCCGCGGTCTACCCGCTCACGGTGCAGATGCGCGCCGAGGAGAAGTACGGCGACGCCGACGCCGACGCCGCGTTCCTGAAGTTCCGCAAGGCCGCGGAGAAGTCGCTCATGAAGACCATGGGCCGCGTCGGCCTGTGCACCGTCGAGTCGTACATCGGCGGCGAGTTCTTCGAGCCGAGCTATCTCGACACCAACGACGAGGTGCTCGCGCGCTGGTTCCCCAACGTGAGGACCCCCGTCGGCGGTGTCGGTTTCACCACCATCGCGCAGGCCGTCGCAGACTGGCACCGCCGTGCCCTCACCGTCGAGACGGAGAAGGACGTCCCGCTGCTCGGCCTGTTCAAGGAGCGCGCCGAGGGTGCCGGGCACTCCTTCGGCACCACCGCCGTGCGCGGCTTCGTGGACATGACCGAGGAGCCGATCACGCTGCCGGTCGAGAAGGAGGCGGAGCCGGATCTCACCGACGCGCTGCGGCTGCTGCCCCTGCACCGGCTGTCCGACGCCCACGGCCTCGACGACGCGTCCTACCGCTACGGCGGCTTCCGCGCGCTGACCCCGCAGGAGATCGACTCCTTCGAGATCACCCCCGGCTACCGGGCGTTCGCCCGCACCGTCGCCGACGAGCGCGCCCACCGTCCCGCCGCACTGCGCGACGTGCTCGCCCTGCCCGCCGACGTCACCTACGCGATCACCGCCGACGACTTCACCAAGGAGATGGGCCGCTTCGCCCGGTTCGGCAACAACTCGATGCTCGTGCGCGGCATCTCCGCCGCGCGCGTGGGCGAGAACGAGTTCGTGCTGCGCCTGACCGGCCCGCTCGCCGACGACCACGACCGCCCCGAGGCGCTCGCCGCGTCGCTGGTCGCGCGGTTCGGCGACGACGTGGTCTCCACCCGCTGCTACGGCGACACGCTCACCGTGGAGGCGGCCGGCGCGGCCGCGCAGTACCTCGCGCAGGTCCGGCAGGCGCCGCTGAGCGTACGGCTCGACCAGGTGCAGCCGGCCCACGAGATCACCCCGGCGCTCGCGTCGGGCGCGATGAGCCACGGCGCGCTGAACTCCAACGCGCACGAGGCCGTCGCCCACGGCACCAACATGGTCGGCGGTATGTCGAACTGCGGTGAGGGCGGAGAGCACATCTCCCGCTACGGCACCATCCGCGGTTCGCGGATCAAGCAGTTCGCGTCCGGCCGCTTCGGTGTGTGGGCCGGTTACCTCGCCGATCCGATGCTCGAGGAGATCGAGATCAAGATCGCGCAGGGCGCCAAGCCCGGCGAGGGCGGCCAGCTGCCCGCCAAGAAGGTCACCGTGGAGATCGCCGCCGCGCGTGGCGCCACGCCGGGCGTCGAACTGGTCTCGCCGCCGCCACACCACGACACCTACTCCATCGAGGACCTCGCCCAGCTCATCCACGACGCCAAGGCGGCGCGGGTGCGGGTGATCGTCAAGCTCGTCTCCTCCGAGGGCATCGGCACGATCGCCGTGGGTGTCGCGAAGGCGGGCGCCGACGTCATCAACGTCGCCGGCAACACCGGCGGCACGGGTGCCGCCTCGGTGACCTCGCTGAAGTACGCGGGCCGGTCCGCGGAGATCGGTGTGGCCGAGGTCCACCAGGCCCTCACCGCCAACGGTCTGCGCGACAAGGTCGTGCTGCGCTGCTCCGGTGCGCACCAGACGGCGTCGGACGTCATCGTCTCGGCGCTGCTCGGGGCGGACAGCTTCGAGTTCGGCACCACCGCGCTGATGATGCTCGGCTGCGTCATGGCGAAGAACTGCAACGTCAAGTGCCCGGCAGGCCTGACCACGAATCCCGAAGTCTTCAACGGTGATCCGCGGGCGATGGCCCAGTATCTGCTCAACGTCGCGCACGAGACCCGCGAGCTCCTCGCCCGCCTGGGACTGCGTTCGCTGCGCGACGCGCGCGGCCGCGCCGACCTGCTGCACCTGCTCGACCACCCGTCCAGCGTGGGACGGCTGGACCTGCGGGCGATGCTCGCGGTGCTGCCCGAGGTGCACATCGACAACCCCGTGTACATGGAGAAGGACTACTCGCTCGACGACGCGTGGGTGGTCCGGTTGCGCGAGGCTCTCGTCGACGCGAAGGAGCTCACCGTCGCGCTCGGCGACAGCGTGCAGCTGACGAACAACAACAAGAGCGTCGGCGCCCAGCTGTCGGTCGACATCGAGCGCATGCTCAACCACGAGGACCTCGGCGCGCTGCCGTCCGTGCTCGAGGACGAGCGTGGACGCCGCTGGCTGCGCGAGGGCACCGTCACGATCACCACCTCCGGTTCGGCGGGCCTGTCCTTCGGGGCGTTCTGCAACGACGGCATGCACCTCGAGCACACCGGTACCGCCAACGACGGCGTCGGCAAGGGCCAGTGCGGTGGGCGGATCGTGGTGCGGTCTCCCGGCGGCGGGGCCGCCATCGGTTACTGCGGCGGCAGCGACCGGCGCGGCGGCAACGTGCTCATCGGCAACTTCGCGCTCTTCGGTGCGACGGGTGGACGCCTGTTCGTCGAGGGCGAGGCCGGTGACCGCTTCGCGGTGCGCAACTCCGGTGCGACCGCCGTCGTCGAGGGTGTGGGCGAGTTCGCCTGCGAGTACATGACCAACGGTGCGGTGCTCAACCTCGGTGGTTTCGGCAAGGGATTCGGCAACGGCATGTCGGGTGGGTTCGTCTACCAGTACGACCCCGAGGGCCTGCTCCCCCGCAAGGCCAGCGCAGACTCGATCGTGCTCGGGTCGATCACCGGCGATGATCCGCAGGCCGCGATCCACAATGCCGCGGTGCTGCAGCTGCTGCACCTCCACGTCGAGGCCACCGGCTCGGCGAGGGCCCGCTTCCTGATCGACAACTGGCAGGTCGAGCAGCACAACTTCGCCTACGGCATGCCCCGTGCGCTGCTGCAGTACCAGGACCTCGACGAGATCCTGGCCGCGGCGTCGCGTAAGGACCTCGCCGCGGAGGTCGCCACCGCGCTCGTCGCCCACCAGGTGCGCAAGTTCAAGGCGAGCTACCGCACGGGTGTGCCCGTCGCCGGCGGGGCCACCCCCGACGCGACGGACACCGAGGCGATGTACGCGCTGCTCAACAACTACACGGTGCTCGCCGCCGCGCAGGAGATGGCGCTGCAGAAGGTTCCCGGCGCCACCGACGTGTCGGATCCAGCGGTGCAGAAGGCCGCGCGCAACCTGCTGCTCACCGAGGACTTCTTCCTCGTGGCGAAGCTCGAGCGGTACGCCCTCGCGGCGATCGCCGATCACACCGACGAGCAGCTCGCGGTGCTGGTCGCCGACAAGCGCCTGAACGACTACAAGCAGGCGCTGGCCCTGCGCAACGTCCGCTCGATCGATGCGCCCGGCACCTACGGCTGGATCGTCCTGCAGAGCCGCAAGGTGCTCGACGCCGCGGGTCGCCTCCCCGGTTACGAGGAGCTGTTCGCCCGCAACGCGGTCCCGAACGTCCTCGCCACCGTGCCTGCCGCTGCGTCGACATTGCCTGCCGCTGCGTCGATGCCGCCTGCAGCCGTGCCGACCGTTCCTGCGTCCACGATGGGAGCCTCCGCGTGA
- a CDS encoding beta-class carbonic anhydrase, with amino-acid sequence MTVTDEYLKNNERYAAGFSGPLPLPPSKHIAIVACMDARLDVYRALGIQEGEAHVIRNAGGAVSEDVIRSLTISQRLLGTTEIVLIHHTDCGMLTFTDDEFTRAIQEDTGIRPSWAPESFRDPAEDVRQSLRRIESSPFVTRTTSLRGFVFDVKSGQLDEVDRNG; translated from the coding sequence GTGACCGTCACCGACGAATACCTGAAGAACAACGAGAGGTACGCCGCCGGCTTCTCGGGACCGCTGCCGCTGCCGCCCAGCAAGCACATCGCGATCGTCGCCTGCATGGACGCCCGCCTCGACGTCTACCGGGCGCTCGGGATCCAGGAGGGTGAGGCCCACGTGATCCGCAATGCCGGTGGCGCGGTCTCCGAGGACGTCATCCGCTCGCTCACCATCAGCCAGCGGCTGCTCGGCACCACCGAGATCGTGCTGATCCACCACACCGACTGCGGCATGCTGACCTTCACCGACGACGAGTTCACCCGCGCGATCCAGGAGGACACCGGCATCCGTCCGTCCTGGGCCCCCGAGTCGTTCCGTGATCCGGCCGAGGACGTGCGGCAGTCGCTCCGCCGCATCGAGTCGAGCCCGTTCGTCACGAGGACGACCTCGCTGCGTGGCTTCGTCTTCGACGTCAAGTCCGGGCAGCTCGACGAGGTCGACCGGAACGGCTGA
- a CDS encoding sulfite reductase subunit alpha — MTTSPFIPLDAPFTADQRSWLAGFVAGMQTRLFSGGSADDAGTAGSAPALHVLYGSQTGNAEAVAEDAAAAARAQGFAPVVCALDDMDLERFTTLGQVLIVTSTYGEGEMPDNAELFWEALSAESAPRLEGMHFAVLALGDSGYDGFCQTGKLLDMRLEQLGAERIVPRVDCDVEFEEPAAAWIAETLPLVAAVEGIVGDGVAAAPAPAAPARAKSQWTRKNPYPAVLTSNVLLSGAGSGKEIRHYEFALADSGLDYEAGDALNVVPVNDTELVHAILARLGLDGATVPAGHDETLEHLLTYNYEITAPSVDLLEEIEKHTGNEELTYVLRHGDKAALDEWLWGRDILDVLLLDPAPELTAEQFLALLRPLQHRAYSISSSPKACEGSVHLTVAAVRYGTDGRERRGVCSTFLADRVGESKVGIFVSKNKAFRVPADDTAPMIMVGPGTGIAPFRGFLQERKARGATGKNWLFFGDQKRDCDFIYEDELNEFVDSGVLTRLDLAFSRDQVEKIYVQTRMKENGAELFAWLEEGGHFYICGDASRMAKDVDRALHEIVAEHGGLNDEQAAEYVTALKREKRYVRDVY, encoded by the coding sequence GTGACCACCAGCCCGTTCATTCCCCTCGACGCTCCGTTCACCGCCGATCAGCGGTCGTGGCTCGCCGGCTTCGTGGCCGGGATGCAGACCCGCCTGTTCTCCGGTGGTTCCGCCGACGATGCCGGAACCGCCGGTTCGGCGCCCGCTCTGCACGTGCTCTACGGGTCGCAGACCGGAAACGCCGAAGCCGTCGCCGAGGACGCCGCGGCCGCGGCGCGCGCCCAGGGCTTCGCGCCGGTCGTGTGTGCCCTCGACGACATGGACCTCGAGCGGTTCACCACCCTCGGCCAGGTCCTGATCGTCACCTCCACCTACGGCGAGGGCGAGATGCCCGACAACGCCGAGCTGTTCTGGGAGGCGCTGTCGGCGGAGTCCGCGCCGCGCCTCGAGGGCATGCACTTCGCAGTGCTCGCCCTCGGCGACAGCGGCTACGACGGGTTCTGTCAGACCGGCAAGCTCCTCGACATGCGGCTCGAGCAGCTCGGCGCCGAGCGCATCGTGCCGCGGGTGGACTGCGACGTCGAGTTCGAGGAGCCCGCCGCCGCCTGGATCGCCGAGACCCTGCCGCTCGTCGCGGCGGTCGAGGGCATCGTCGGCGACGGTGTCGCCGCGGCGCCGGCTCCCGCGGCGCCGGCCCGGGCGAAGTCGCAGTGGACCCGCAAGAATCCCTATCCGGCGGTGCTGACCTCGAACGTGCTGCTCTCCGGTGCGGGTTCGGGCAAGGAGATCCGGCACTACGAGTTCGCGCTCGCCGATTCCGGTCTCGACTACGAGGCCGGCGACGCGCTGAACGTGGTGCCCGTCAACGACACCGAACTGGTGCACGCGATCCTCGCCCGGCTCGGTCTCGACGGTGCGACGGTCCCCGCGGGGCACGACGAGACGCTCGAGCACCTGCTCACCTACAACTACGAGATCACCGCGCCGTCCGTCGACCTGCTCGAGGAGATCGAGAAGCACACGGGCAACGAGGAACTCACCTACGTGCTGCGGCACGGCGACAAGGCGGCACTGGACGAGTGGCTGTGGGGCCGCGACATCCTCGACGTGCTGCTGCTCGATCCGGCCCCCGAGCTGACGGCCGAGCAGTTCCTTGCGCTGCTGCGTCCGCTGCAGCACCGTGCCTACTCCATCTCGTCGAGCCCGAAGGCCTGCGAGGGTTCGGTGCATCTGACGGTCGCGGCGGTGCGCTACGGCACCGACGGCCGTGAGCGCCGCGGCGTGTGCTCGACCTTCCTCGCCGACCGGGTCGGGGAGAGCAAGGTGGGGATCTTCGTGTCGAAGAACAAGGCCTTCCGGGTTCCCGCCGACGACACCGCGCCGATGATCATGGTGGGTCCGGGCACCGGTATCGCACCGTTCCGCGGCTTCCTGCAGGAGCGGAAGGCGCGGGGCGCGACGGGGAAGAACTGGTTGTTCTTCGGCGACCAGAAGCGCGACTGCGACTTCATCTACGAGGACGAGCTGAACGAGTTCGTCGACTCGGGGGTCCTCACCCGTCTGGACCTGGCGTTCTCCCGCGACCAGGTCGAGAAGATCTACGTGCAGACCCGCATGAAGGAGAACGGCGCGGAGCTGTTCGCGTGGCTCGAGGAGGGCGGCCACTTCTACATCTGCGGTGACGCGTCGCGGATGGCGAAGGACGTCGACCGGGCGCTGCACGAGATCGTCGCCGAGCACGGCGGACTGAACGACGAGCAGGCCGCCGAGTACGTCACCGCCCTCAAGCGCGAGAAGCGGTACGTGCGCGACGTGTACTGA
- a CDS encoding elongation factor G-like protein EF-G2: MADRTAARSRQAPTADSPDRIRNVALVGCSGSGKTTLAESLAVAAGAVGRAGRVAEGTTVSDYEEIEQRHRRSVQLSVLPLEWKGIKINLIDTPGHPDFDAEVRAGLHAADAAIFVVSATDPITAATRALWRECDEEAIPRAIVVNKLDIARHGYEEMLTACHDAFGLGPDTLRALFWPVYDGDRPIGSMGLLTGRHYGEPGPCPVSEEARESLVEAISGQDDTLMERFVSGEQLDTDSLQEGLTREILACSLHPAVPADETGIGAVELLELVTTGFPDPTHRGRGAPECNPDAPLAAQVVRVAGDSYVGRISLVRVYAGTLRPDTIVALTGGDRDSRERIPALTSPFGKQQRPVPEAVAGDLVAVGKLATAQPGDVLHDPDHPVSLITWPVPTSLLPVAVEAHSRSDDDKLSQALARLAAEDPAVRVEQNAETHQIVLWCTGEAHAELVLERLRARHGVQVDTVEYRVPLKETFTAPAKGHGRLVKQSGGHGQYAVVDVEVEPLPVGSGVVFAERVVGGAVPRQFIPSVEKGVHAQAEKGVTTGHPLVDVQVTLVDGKAHSVDSSDAAFQAAAGLALRDAAEHSTIRILEPVAAVRVIVPEEFLGAVLGDLSARRGRVLGTESPEPGIALLRAEVPELELGRYPVELRAITQGTAEFARQYLRHEPMPENLASRFARPD, from the coding sequence ATGGCCGATCGCACCGCAGCACGCAGCCGGCAGGCCCCCACCGCCGACAGTCCGGACCGGATCCGCAACGTCGCCCTGGTGGGGTGCAGCGGATCCGGGAAGACCACCCTCGCCGAGTCCTTGGCCGTCGCCGCGGGTGCCGTCGGACGGGCCGGGCGGGTGGCCGAGGGCACCACGGTGTCCGACTACGAGGAGATCGAGCAGCGACACCGCAGGTCGGTGCAGTTGTCGGTGCTGCCCCTCGAATGGAAGGGAATCAAGATCAACCTGATCGACACGCCCGGGCATCCCGATTTCGACGCGGAGGTCCGGGCGGGTCTGCACGCGGCGGACGCGGCGATCTTCGTCGTCTCCGCGACCGACCCGATCACCGCCGCGACCCGCGCGCTGTGGCGTGAATGCGACGAGGAGGCCATCCCCCGCGCGATCGTCGTGAACAAGCTCGACATCGCCCGCCACGGCTACGAGGAGATGCTCACCGCCTGCCACGACGCCTTCGGGCTGGGCCCGGACACCCTGCGGGCGCTGTTCTGGCCGGTCTACGACGGTGATCGCCCGATCGGGTCGATGGGTCTGCTGACCGGCCGTCACTACGGCGAACCCGGACCGTGCCCGGTCTCGGAGGAGGCCCGCGAAAGCCTCGTCGAGGCCATCTCCGGGCAGGACGACACGCTCATGGAGCGGTTCGTGTCGGGCGAGCAGCTCGACACCGACTCCCTGCAGGAAGGGCTCACCCGGGAGATCCTGGCGTGCTCGCTGCACCCGGCGGTGCCCGCCGACGAGACCGGGATCGGGGCCGTCGAACTCCTCGAGCTCGTCACCACCGGTTTCCCCGACCCGACGCACCGCGGGCGCGGAGCCCCGGAATGCAATCCGGACGCGCCGCTCGCCGCGCAGGTCGTGCGGGTCGCGGGCGACTCCTATGTCGGGCGGATCAGCCTCGTCCGGGTCTACGCGGGCACCCTGCGGCCCGACACGATCGTCGCCCTGACCGGCGGGGACCGCGACAGCCGCGAACGCATCCCGGCGCTCACGAGCCCGTTCGGCAAGCAGCAGCGCCCGGTCCCCGAGGCCGTGGCGGGCGATCTGGTCGCCGTCGGGAAACTCGCGACGGCCCAGCCCGGCGACGTGCTGCACGATCCCGACCATCCGGTGTCGCTGATCACCTGGCCGGTGCCCACTTCCCTGCTCCCCGTCGCGGTGGAGGCCCACAGCCGCAGCGACGACGACAAGCTCTCGCAGGCCCTGGCCCGGCTCGCCGCCGAGGATCCGGCGGTGCGGGTGGAGCAGAACGCCGAGACCCACCAGATCGTCCTGTGGTGCACCGGCGAGGCACACGCCGAGCTGGTCCTCGAACGGTTGCGCGCCCGGCACGGTGTGCAGGTGGACACCGTCGAGTACCGGGTGCCGCTCAAGGAGACCTTCACCGCCCCGGCGAAGGGGCACGGGCGCCTCGTCAAGCAGTCCGGCGGGCACGGCCAGTACGCGGTGGTGGACGTCGAGGTCGAACCGTTGCCGGTGGGCAGCGGCGTCGTCTTCGCCGAACGGGTCGTCGGCGGTGCCGTGCCCCGGCAGTTCATCCCGTCGGTGGAGAAGGGGGTGCACGCGCAGGCGGAGAAGGGGGTCACCACCGGCCATCCCCTCGTCGACGTGCAGGTGACGCTGGTCGACGGCAAGGCCCACTCGGTGGACTCGTCGGACGCGGCCTTCCAGGCGGCGGCGGGGCTCGCGTTGCGGGATGCCGCCGAGCACAGCACGATTCGCATCCTCGAACCGGTCGCGGCGGTGCGGGTGATCGTGCCCGAGGAGTTCCTCGGCGCGGTGCTCGGCGACCTGTCGGCGCGGCGCGGCCGAGTGCTCGGCACGGAGTCCCCGGAGCCGGGGATCGCCCTGTTGCGGGCCGAGGTGCCCGAGCTCGAACTGGGCCGCTATCCGGTGGAACTGCGGGCGATCACGCAGGGCACCGCCGAGTTCGCGCGCCAGTACCTGCGGCACGAGCCGATGCCCGAGAACCTCGCGTCCCGTTTCGCCCGGCCGGACTGA
- a CDS encoding PIG-L deacetylase family protein: MSVLLCFHAHPDDEVFLTGGVMRDAADAGHRVVLVVATDGSRGEYPDGLLAPGESLAARRMKELEHSARALGASRVVTLGYGDSGMAGTAGNHDPEAFANADPREVGARLATVIEQERADVVTIYDEHGGYGHPDHVQVHRAGVHAERITGHDAVYEASTNRDHLKRLLAMLPQAPEDVRPPDLETFGLPESELTTAVDVSAALGAKRAAMVGYESQIGDFGPMLELPEDHLRAAFGIEWFRRRGLPPGLQENALPL; encoded by the coding sequence ATGAGCGTTCTCCTGTGCTTCCACGCGCACCCGGACGACGAGGTGTTCCTCACCGGCGGGGTGATGCGCGACGCAGCGGATGCGGGACATCGGGTCGTGCTCGTCGTCGCCACCGACGGGTCGCGCGGCGAGTACCCCGACGGGCTCCTCGCACCCGGTGAATCCCTCGCCGCACGCCGCATGAAGGAACTCGAGCACTCCGCTCGCGCACTGGGCGCGTCGCGGGTGGTGACCCTCGGCTACGGCGACTCGGGGATGGCCGGCACGGCCGGCAACCACGACCCGGAGGCCTTCGCGAACGCCGATCCGCGGGAGGTGGGCGCGCGGCTGGCCACCGTGATCGAACAGGAACGCGCCGATGTCGTCACGATCTACGACGAGCACGGCGGTTACGGCCATCCCGACCACGTCCAGGTCCACCGCGCCGGGGTCCACGCCGAGCGGATCACCGGGCACGACGCCGTCTACGAGGCGTCGACGAACCGGGACCACCTGAAGCGGCTGCTCGCGATGCTGCCGCAGGCCCCGGAGGACGTGCGGCCACCGGATCTCGAGACGTTCGGCCTGCCGGAGTCGGAACTGACCACCGCGGTGGACGTGTCGGCGGCCCTGGGCGCCAAACGCGCGGCGATGGTCGGCTACGAATCGCAGATCGGCGACTTCGGGCCCATGCTGGAGCTGCCCGAGGACCACCTGCGGGCCGCGTTCGGGATCGAATGGTTCCGGCGACGCGGGCTTCCTCCGGGACTGCAGGAGAACGCACTTCCCCTCTGA